A part of Salmo salar chromosome ssa18, Ssal_v3.1, whole genome shotgun sequence genomic DNA contains:
- the LOC106597882 gene encoding piggyBac transposable element-derived protein 4, giving the protein MRTTARNTTPPSVRQPPTPRRGPGFSAAQVLEQIASSVDREDEEDFCDSEEEDVSEDEDGEEYDPERDADDSALRSCSSFSSSSSEEEEREGEGDTAAARERDREPEREDTAAAAGQARRETLLSKNGKIKWSSAAYRGPDLPRAVRHPGPAVTPGPTAYAASRALDIESAFRLFVMPAIERIVVDMTNLQGVRKYGDGWRPMDSVDLRAYLGLLILAGIYRSRGEAAASLWESGRTVFRATMPLKVFHKYSRLLRFDDRRSRLAADRLAAIREVWDLWEERLPALYNPGSDLTVDEQLVPFRGRCPFRQYIPSKPGKYGIKSWVACDAKSSYAWKMQVYTGKAVGGAPEKNQGARVVLDLTQGLPGGHNVTCDNFFTSYELGQRLLERNLTMVGTVRKNKPELPPALLQSKGRQVSSSRFAFTPTATLVSYLAKRNKNVLLLSTLHTEADVSDRRDRKPALILDYNRNKGGVDNLDKVVGTYSCRRMTARWPLVIFHNILDVSSYNAFVIWREIKPDWMPRKRNKRRVFLEQLGKALVKPLIQRRQRLPRTEAASALVKVVQSADRDAAPPPAREHAAGPDAAGPAAAPLVASKRKRCQLCPPKKDAKTHTACCRCKKYICKACSHAYCHTCALWAFSRHGTG; this is encoded by the exons ATGAGGACGACGGCGAGGAATACGACCCCGCCGAGCGTGAGGCAGCCGCCGACGCCTCGCCGCGGTCCCGGTTTCAGCGCGGCTCAGGTCCTGGAACAGATAGCCTCCAGTGTCGACCGAGAAGACGAAGAAGACTTTTGCGATTCCGAAGAGGAGGACGTTTCGGAAGACGAAGACGGCGAGGAATACGACCCCGAACGTGACGCGGACGACTCGGCCTTGCGGTCGTGctcctctttttcttcttcttcttcggaggaggaagagcgagagggagagggagacacggCCGCCGcccgagagcgagacagagagccagagcgagAGGACACGGCGGCGGCGGCCGGCCAAGCCCGAAGGGAGACGTTGCTGTCAAAAAACGGCAAAATCAAATGGTCCTCCGCGGCCTATCGCGGCCCGGACCTGCCCCGCGCAGTCCGCCACCCCGGCCCCGCGGTGACGCCTGGCCCTACGGCCTACGCAGCGTCGCGCGCGCTCGACATCGAGTCCGCCTTCCGGCTGTTTGTCATGCCGGCGATAGAAAGGATCGTTGTGGACATGACGAATCTGCAGGGGGTGAGAAAATACGGCGACGGCTGGCGACCCATGGACTCGGTCGACCTGCGCGCCTACCTAGGGCTGCTAATCCTAGCGGGCATCTACAGGTCCCGGGGTGAGGCCGCGGCCAGCCTGTGGGAGAGCGGCAGGACCGTGTTCCGAGCCACCATGCCGCTCAAGGTCTTTCACAAGTACTCGAGGCTGCTGCGATTCGACGACCGCCGGTCGAGACTCGCCGCCGACAGACTGgcggccataagagaggtctgggacCTGTGGGAGGAGCGGCTGCCGGCCCTCTACAACCCGGGGTCCGACTTGACGGTGGACGAACAACTGGTCCCGTTCAGAG GGCGCTGTCCTTTCCGACAGTACATCCCCAGCAAGCCGGGCAAATACGGCATCAAGTCGTGGGTGGCCTGCGACGCCAAGTCcagctacgcttggaagatgcaagtctacaccgGTAAGGCGGTCGGCGGAGCCCCCGAGAAGAATCAGGGCGCGCGCGTCGTCCTCGATCTCACACAGGGGCTGCCCGGTGGTCACAACGTCACCTgcgacaatttcttcacctcctACGAACTCGGCCAGCGGCTCCTCGAGAGGAACCTCACCATGGTCGGCACGGTGCGAAAGAACAAGCCCGAGCTCCCTCCCGCGCTGCTCCAGtcaaagggcagacaggtctcgtCCTCCAGGTTCGCCTTCACGCCCACCGCCACTCTGGTGTCCTACCTGGCAAAGAGAAATAAGAACGTGCTACTCCTGAGCACGCTGCACACGGAGGCCGACGTTAGCGATCGCCGCGACCGGAAGCCAGCCCTCATCCTAGACTACAACCGCAACAAGGGCGGCGTGGACAACCTAGACAAGGTGGTCGGCACCTACAGCTGCAGacggatgactgcccgctggcccctggtcatcttccacaaCATCCTCGATGTGTCCTCCTACAACGCCTTTGTCATATGGCGAGAGATCAAGCCCGACTGGATGCCTCggaagcggaacaagaggagggtgttcctggagcagctgggaaaggcacttgtcaAGCCCTTGATACAAAGAAGGCAGCGTCTCCCCCGCACCGAAGCCGCGTCCGCGCTCGTCAAAGTCGTGCAGAGTGCCGACCGCGACGCGGCTCCTCCGCCAGCCCGGGAGCACGCCGCTGGCCCGGACGCCGCTGGCCCGGCCGCCGCCCCGCTAGTGGCGAGTAAGAGGAAGAGGTGTCAGCTCTGCCCGCCCAAGAAGGACGCCAAGACACACACGGCGTGCTGCAGGTgtaagaaatacatctgcaaagccTGTTCGCACGCCTACTGTCACACTTGTGCCCTCTGGGCCTTTAGCCGACACGGGACAGGGTGA